A window from Musa acuminata AAA Group cultivar baxijiao chromosome BXJ3-10, Cavendish_Baxijiao_AAA, whole genome shotgun sequence encodes these proteins:
- the LOC135651697 gene encoding transcription termination factor MTERF8, chloroplastic-like: MFSVQKRLFRCRLPSNKSTIHLSSHQLCNLFNFSTAKDQSSEHSSNFIVVGSLHSCELSSEKAAKKAKYHTCHKNSSSLSIEFFKQSGWSDAQVMKLIQRSPLLLRTKVETVLKPRMRSLKDMGFSDTEIVQLVSSCPSVLLIRDIQPKINFWRSLLGSNERLLKASRRNLFLLTSSLARKIEPNISLLRECGISDNRIACMVVTKPTIMGRSNKYIKEAIKYVEELGVPRNCGMFPYALSIVTGMSRSKFDDTFATLMNFGFSLQDIIAVFRKHPTIWFLSKKNICDKMTFLMKEAGCELTYIISHPAILAYSLEKRLKPRYEILNILEQNKLLDKVYGLLPMILLSEKKFQNKFLFLLCEEKYIALYDSYVAAVHGKHHVVVEN, encoded by the coding sequence ATGTTTTCGGTGCAAAAGAGGCTCTTTCGCTGTCGTCTACCAAGTAACAAGTCCACTATCCATCTTTCCTCCCATCAACTTTGCAATCTGTTTAACTTCTCCACTGCTAAAGACCAAAGTTCAGAGCATAGTTCCAACTTTATAGTGGTCGGCTCCCTTCATTCATGTGAACTTTCCTCAGAGAAGGCTGCAAAAAAAGCCAAGTATCACACTTGTCACAAAAATTCTTCGAGTCTTTCcattgagttctttaagcagaGCGGTTGGAGTGATGCACAAGTCATGAAACTTATCCAGAGGTCACCGCTGTTGCTGCGTACTAAGGTAGAAACTGTCCTGAAGCCCAGAATGAGATCTTTGAaggacatgggattttctgacACTGAAATAGTTCAGCTGGTTTCTTCATGCCCATCTGTACTACTTATACGTGATATCCAACCAAAGATCAACTTCTGGAGGTCACTACTTGGTTCTAATGAGAGGTTACTGAAAGCCTCTAGGAGGAACTTGTTTCTACTTACTTCTAGCTTGGCTCGGAAGATAGAACCTAATATATCTCTCTTAAGGGAATGTGGCATCAGTGACAATCGCATCGCTTGTATGGTGGTGACAAAGCCGACCATTATGGGTCGATCAAACAAATATATAAAGGAAGCTATCAAATATGTTGAGGAGTTGGGTGTGCCACGTAACTGTGGAATGTTCCCTTATGCACTTAGTATAGTCACTGGCATGAGCCGATCCAAGTTTGATGATACCTTTGCAACCCTGATGAACTTTGGGTTCTCCCTGCAAGACATCATTGCTGTATTCAGGAAGCATCCAACCATTTGGTTTTTGTCAAAGAAGAACATATGTGACAAGATGACTTTCCTGATGAAGGAAGCTGGTTGTGAGCTGACATATATCATTTCCCATCCTGCAATTCTTGCATACagcttggagaagaggttgaAACCTCGATATGAAATTCTGAATATTCTTGAGCAGAATAAATTGCTGGATAAAGTATATGGCCTGCTACCCATGATATTGCTATCTGAAAAGAAGTTCCAAAATAAATTTCTTTTCCTGCTTTGCGAGGAGAAATATATTGCTCTATATGATTCCTATGTTGCTGCTGTGCATGGAAAGCACCATGTTGTTGTGGAAAATTAG